The following proteins come from a genomic window of Synechococcus sp. BIOS-E4-1:
- a CDS encoding ShlB/FhaC/HecB family hemolysin secretion/activation protein, which produces MLLLLAQLVSPPLQPGPARVPDPAPVQQLEPESPQTKPDVDDRQLTPNNDSFTEPGVSPSEPASEDNGDISVEIKGTTPYSTSELRKLLRRCQADNSAQTRLKRCAETLSGQLQQDGYVNSRVFIDEEPAPAHLTVVMGRLVELHVNSDDQQLQQKVRKRLASLLNQTLHLPSLQQQLQRLKQQSVVGSVSGSLGKLGSDPTQAVLTLTVTAASHPWRGDLSVRNDGNAGSGEWRALTVLQKPKALIDDDFLQIYGELNADGDPELGASLGSISYTLPLGESVNITGSFGASRRNLVEARGPAHGLSFRQYQGLAQLQWTLKDSDRQLWFAQAGLSANRSDSYLDGRSVPLIIGGGPDGQLNTGYLRLAIGHAGSNDNFGWSGQMYWLQGLSGFSSAEQLKDLAYFGINPDQSRALGGITSLGWRMAPNLQLNWRAAGQVAFNELTNDMGFSLGSDVGLRGLPGTLISGDTGWLSSAELNWSFWQNQNNTLQLVPFFGMGGIQTNRDSLSFNDTIGTGGVLLRWLHGRHWSISLGWTDQFDDDDNIGLWNDWLLGSGVYGKLRYRF; this is translated from the coding sequence ATGCTGCTTCTGCTGGCGCAACTGGTGTCTCCTCCCCTTCAACCAGGCCCCGCTCGCGTGCCCGACCCGGCACCGGTTCAGCAACTTGAACCGGAATCTCCCCAGACCAAACCGGACGTCGACGACCGACAGCTGACTCCCAACAACGATTCATTCACAGAGCCAGGAGTCTCGCCGTCCGAACCAGCTTCAGAAGACAACGGTGATATCTCCGTTGAAATCAAGGGCACAACGCCTTACAGCACATCAGAACTCCGGAAGCTGTTGCGCCGTTGCCAAGCCGACAACAGTGCACAGACACGTCTGAAACGCTGCGCTGAAACTCTCAGCGGACAATTGCAGCAGGACGGCTATGTGAATTCGCGGGTTTTCATCGATGAAGAGCCCGCACCAGCCCATCTCACTGTCGTGATGGGCCGGCTGGTGGAGCTACACGTCAACAGTGACGATCAGCAATTGCAGCAGAAGGTGCGCAAGCGCCTCGCAAGCCTCTTAAATCAGACCCTTCACCTGCCCAGTCTTCAACAACAGCTGCAACGACTCAAGCAGCAGTCTGTCGTCGGCAGCGTCTCAGGAAGCCTTGGGAAACTGGGAAGTGATCCGACTCAAGCCGTTCTAACTCTCACGGTCACCGCCGCCAGCCACCCCTGGAGAGGTGATCTGAGTGTTCGCAACGACGGCAATGCAGGCAGCGGTGAATGGCGAGCGCTCACTGTGCTGCAGAAACCAAAAGCTCTGATCGACGACGACTTCCTTCAGATCTACGGCGAACTGAATGCTGATGGTGATCCAGAACTGGGAGCATCGCTTGGCTCCATCAGCTACACACTGCCCTTGGGGGAATCGGTGAACATCACCGGATCCTTTGGCGCCAGTCGCCGCAATCTGGTTGAAGCCCGAGGTCCGGCCCATGGCCTCAGCTTCCGTCAGTACCAGGGGCTGGCGCAGCTGCAGTGGACCCTCAAAGATTCAGATCGTCAGCTCTGGTTCGCACAGGCTGGCCTGAGCGCCAACCGCAGCGACAGCTATCTGGATGGTCGCTCGGTTCCGCTGATCATCGGTGGCGGCCCGGACGGGCAGCTGAACACCGGCTACCTCCGACTTGCTATCGGACATGCGGGAAGCAACGACAACTTCGGATGGTCAGGACAGATGTACTGGCTGCAAGGACTTTCAGGCTTCAGCAGCGCAGAGCAACTGAAGGATCTGGCTTACTTCGGCATCAACCCCGACCAATCGCGAGCCCTAGGTGGCATCACCTCCCTGGGTTGGCGCATGGCGCCCAACCTTCAACTCAACTGGCGTGCCGCCGGGCAAGTGGCGTTCAACGAACTCACCAACGACATGGGTTTCTCACTGGGAAGCGATGTGGGGCTGAGAGGACTGCCAGGAACCCTGATCAGCGGAGACACCGGCTGGTTGAGCAGCGCTGAATTGAACTGGTCCTTCTGGCAAAACCAAAACAACACTCTCCAACTGGTGCCTTTCTTCGGCATGGGCGGGATTCAAACCAACCGCGACTCCTTGAGCTTCAACGACACGATTGGTACCGGCGGAGTCCTGCTGCGCTGGTTGCATGGACGCCATTGGTCAATCTCACTGGGCTGGACGGACCAGTTCGACGATGACGACAACATCGGGCTCTGGAACGACTGGCTGCTCGGCAGCGGTGTCTACGGCAAGCTGCGATATCGGTTCTGA
- a CDS encoding Crp/Fnr family transcriptional regulator, which yields MISRDDLRAIALFKSLDDELLDRILDRQRELVHEADQIIVMEQDWGESLFLLCDGLAKVRTYTTDGDEVVMSLLGAGDVFGEMAVFDGDTRSADVVALTNLRLVKLRIPPFAALLNQQPGFALALAQLEANRLRDLNRRFALQTADATTRLLGALAYLARKSSADDDLQAQIPPLAQLEIALIAGLARETASRTLSKLRQRGTVIEDNGRLSLVDLKPLEKRGLLS from the coding sequence ATGATCAGTCGCGACGATCTGCGGGCTATCGCTCTTTTCAAGAGTCTTGACGATGAATTGCTTGACAGGATTCTTGACCGACAGCGTGAGCTGGTGCATGAAGCGGATCAGATCATTGTGATGGAGCAGGACTGGGGGGAGTCTCTGTTTTTGCTTTGCGATGGTTTGGCCAAAGTGCGCACCTACACCACCGATGGTGATGAGGTCGTGATGTCGCTGTTGGGAGCTGGTGATGTCTTTGGAGAGATGGCGGTTTTCGATGGAGACACCCGGTCTGCTGATGTGGTTGCTCTGACCAATCTGCGTCTGGTGAAGCTGCGGATTCCACCCTTTGCAGCACTGTTGAATCAACAGCCTGGCTTTGCGCTCGCCCTCGCACAACTGGAGGCGAACCGCTTGCGTGACCTGAATCGCCGCTTTGCACTCCAGACCGCGGATGCGACGACCAGGCTTCTTGGTGCCCTTGCTTATCTGGCCCGCAAGAGCTCGGCCGACGACGATCTCCAGGCTCAGATACCACCTCTCGCTCAGCTGGAAATTGCGTTGATTGCAGGTCTGGCCAGGGAGACTGCCTCGCGCACACTGAGCAAGTTGCGTCAACGCGGCACGGTGATTGAGGACAACGGGCGATTGTCTCTTGTTGATCTCAAGCCCTTGGAGAAGCGTGGTCTGCTGTCTTAA
- a CDS encoding Coq4 family protein: MQSLPEGTLGRCYADQLISLGITPDKLLDPSPINNERDYIVHRLKETHDIAHVLSGFGIDGVSELGLQGFNLAQNRSPLAVMLIFGGMLKALQKDEPLAPMLRALAKGFQMGLDAELVIARKLEEGWDRPLNEWRNELRLPEAITG, translated from the coding sequence CTGCAGAGCCTTCCGGAAGGCACACTCGGGCGTTGTTACGCCGATCAACTGATCAGCCTCGGCATCACTCCTGACAAGCTGCTCGACCCTTCACCCATCAACAATGAGCGTGACTACATCGTGCACCGCCTCAAGGAAACCCACGACATCGCGCATGTGCTGAGCGGATTTGGAATCGATGGCGTCAGTGAACTGGGCCTGCAGGGATTCAATCTCGCCCAGAACCGATCCCCTCTGGCGGTGATGCTGATCTTCGGAGGCATGCTCAAGGCACTGCAGAAGGATGAACCTCTGGCTCCGATGCTGCGCGCACTGGCGAAGGGCTTCCAGATGGGACTGGATGCCGAGCTTGTGATCGCCCGCAAACTGGAGGAGGGCTGGGATCGTCCCCTCAATGAGTGGCGCAACGAATTGAGGCTTCCCGAAGCCATCACCGGCTGA
- a CDS encoding cyclic nucleotide-binding domain-containing protein, with amino-acid sequence MAQRIEASRSHHRLIHPSTQAFSRDWMYHGKNSREAMWGDEPQLQAFRERLRLLLVAHQQELNPEKLIANEGDVLFHQGDSVETLMLLTQGRVAVDVHHGDQIHTLAEVEAVELLGEVGFFANGRHYADFRVVGGPAELLAIPGQALLQAMLFDTDLVVEMLSLVSERCRRGNQVIAMLLNGIEAVHDDAKDHLKQTTTELGGVNFCIAKASRQLQYIHQQLKN; translated from the coding sequence GTGGCGCAACGAATTGAGGCTTCCCGAAGCCATCACCGGCTGATCCATCCATCCACGCAAGCATTCTCCCGCGATTGGATGTATCACGGAAAGAACAGCCGTGAAGCCATGTGGGGAGATGAACCTCAACTACAGGCCTTCAGAGAACGACTGAGGCTCCTGCTGGTCGCGCACCAACAGGAGCTCAACCCTGAGAAGCTGATCGCAAACGAAGGAGACGTGCTGTTCCATCAAGGCGACTCCGTGGAGACATTGATGTTGCTGACCCAGGGCCGTGTCGCGGTTGATGTCCATCACGGCGATCAGATCCACACTCTGGCCGAAGTGGAGGCCGTGGAATTACTTGGCGAAGTTGGATTCTTCGCCAATGGCAGGCACTACGCCGATTTCCGTGTGGTGGGGGGACCTGCAGAACTGCTGGCCATTCCAGGCCAGGCACTGCTACAAGCCATGTTGTTTGATACTGACCTCGTCGTGGAGATGCTGTCACTGGTCAGTGAACGCTGCCGCCGCGGCAATCAGGTCATCGCCATGCTGCTGAACGGGATCGAAGCCGTACACGACGATGCAAAGGACCACCTCAAACAAACCACAACAGAGTTGGGTGGTGTCAACTTCTGCATTGCCAAGGCCAGTCGACAACTGCAGTACATCCATCAACAACTGAAGAACTGA